The genomic interval TTGTAGAGGAACGCCCACACGAGGTTCTCACGAACGCGGCGGCGCGTCGCCGCAAGCGTGTCGATAGCGCGGTCGACCGCGCCGAGGTCACGACCCACGAGGACGGCGTCGGCGGCGTCGGCCGCCAGTTCCGTCCCCGACGCCACCGCGATCCCGAGGTCTGCAGCGGCCAGCGCGGGCGCGTCGTTGCTCCCGTCGCCGACCATCGCCACCGTTCCCGACTCGCGGAGGCGGCGGACCGTCTCGGTCTTCGCCTCCGGCGGCAGGCCAGCGTACACCTCGTCGACGCCGTCGGCGTCGCGCAACCGGTCCGCGGAGGGACCGTCGTCGCCGGTCAAGACGACAACGCGCCGGTCCTCGCCGAGCGCTCGAACCGCTGCCCGCCACCCGGGACGTGGGTCGTCGCCCGCGACGAGCACGCCACGGACTGCGCCGGCCCAGCCGACGTACGCGGCGAGGTGGCCGTCGGCTTCGGCGGCCTCGTAGCGCTCGCGGAGATCGGATGAGATGTCGACGTCGTCGCCCTCGAACAGTGACGCGCCGCCGACAGTCACGCGGGAGCCGTCGTCGACCGCGCCGGAGACGCCGCGCCCGGGGTGCGTCTCGAAGCCCTCGACGGCGGATTCGGGGCCGAACGCAGACTCGGACTCGGCGGCGGCGTCGACAATCGCGGCGGCGACTGGGTGGTCCGAGCGCGCCTCGACCGCCGCCGCACGACCGAGCAGGTCGGCGCGACTCGTGCCGTCACCGGGGACCGCCGCCCGGAGCGTCATCTCGCCGGTCGTCAGGGTGCCCGTCTTGTCGAGTGCAACCACGTCGACGTCGACGGCGGTCTCGACGGCGCTCCCGTCAGTCAACACGACGCCGTCCGCGAGCAGCGAGCGCGTCCCCGCGGCGATCGCGAGGGGCGTCGCGAGCCCGAGCGCACACGGACAGGAGACGACAAGCACCGCGAGGCCGGTGAGGAGTGCCTCGGTCGGCGGCGCGCCGAGCGCGAGGTGGACGACGAACGCGAGCGTCCCCAGCACGAGGACGAGCGGCACGAAGATGGTCGCCAGCGCGTCGGCGAGTTGCTGGGGTGCGCCCTCACCGCGGACGTCCCACAGCAGCGAGACCACGCGGTCGAGGGTGCGTTCGGCGCCGTCGGCTGCCTCGACGACCAGTCGCCCGTCGGAGACGACGGTGCCGCCACGGACGGTCGCGCCCGGTCCTCGCCGGACGGGGAGCGACTCGCCGGTGACGAGCGACTCGTCGACCGCGGCGGTCCCCTCTCGGATCGTGCCGTCGACGGGGACGCGTTCCCCCGACCTGACGACGACGTGGTCGCCGCCCTCGACCGCCTCGACCGGGACCTGCTCGGTGCCATCGCCGGTGTGCAGTCGCGCCTCGGAGACGCGGTCGCGCGTGAGGTCGGTCAACTCGCCGACGGCGCGGCGTTTGACCCGCTCCTCGTAGTACGTCCCGACGGTGACGGCCATGACGACGACGACGGTCACGTCGAAGTACACCTCGACGCGACCGAGCAGTATCGCGAGCGTGCTGTAGAGGTACGCCGTCGTCGCCGCGAGCGTGACGAGCAGGTCCATGTTCGGCTGGCGCGTCCGGACCGCGACGTAGGCGCCGCGCACCAGCGGCGCGCCAGTGTAGCCGAGGACGACCGTCGCCGACACCCAGACGTTCGCGAGGAGGAACTCCCCGGCGCCGCCGCGCAGGTCGAGCAACAGCGCCTCCGGCGGCAGACCGAAGTACGTCGGATAGAGGAACAGGACGTACCACAGCATCGCCATCATCCCGAAGAATCCCCCGACGATCAGCCGTCCGATGGTGTCATCGTCGTCACCGACGCCGCCGTCGTCGGTCGTCGGCGCCGCCGCGTACCCCACGCCGGCGATGGCGTCGGCGACGGTGTCTGGGGCGGTCCGCTCGGGGTCGTAGTGGACGCGCATCGCGTCGGCGGGGAAGTTCGCGTCCGCCGCTGCGACGCCATCGACGCCGGCTGCGCGCCCCTCCAGGAACGCCTCGCAACTCGCGCAGTGCATCCCGTCGACCTGGAGGTACGCCGTCTCGGCATCGTCCGGAACGGTCGCGTCCGCGGACGCCGTCCCGTCGTCGCCACGAACCGCCGCTCGTGCGTCCGCCGCGTCCGCGGTACTTGGATCGTCGAGCGTTCGGGCGACGGCCAGACACCCCCGACAGCAGAATCCGCCGTCGACGTCGGGGTCCGTCAGCGGTGGCTCGGGCGTGGACAGCCCGCAGAGCGTACAGCCATCGTCTTGGGCGCCCGCGTGGCCGCCCGCGGCGTCGGCGGTGGCGTCGGCCGCGTCGCTCACGGCGACGGCACCTCCGCGTAGTGCGGGAGGTGCACCATCGGGACCGGCACTCCGAGGAGGCCGAGTCCGTGTAACA from Halobaculum marinum carries:
- a CDS encoding heavy metal translocating P-type ATPase gives rise to the protein MSDAADATADAAGGHAGAQDDGCTLCGLSTPEPPLTDPDVDGGFCCRGCLAVARTLDDPSTADAADARAAVRGDDGTASADATVPDDAETAYLQVDGMHCASCEAFLEGRAAGVDGVAAADANFPADAMRVHYDPERTAPDTVADAIAGVGYAAAPTTDDGGVGDDDDTIGRLIVGGFFGMMAMLWYVLFLYPTYFGLPPEALLLDLRGGAGEFLLANVWVSATVVLGYTGAPLVRGAYVAVRTRQPNMDLLVTLAATTAYLYSTLAILLGRVEVYFDVTVVVVMAVTVGTYYEERVKRRAVGELTDLTRDRVSEARLHTGDGTEQVPVEAVEGGDHVVVRSGERVPVDGTIREGTAAVDESLVTGESLPVRRGPGATVRGGTVVSDGRLVVEAADGAERTLDRVVSLLWDVRGEGAPQQLADALATIFVPLVLVLGTLAFVVHLALGAPPTEALLTGLAVLVVSCPCALGLATPLAIAAGTRSLLADGVVLTDGSAVETAVDVDVVALDKTGTLTTGEMTLRAAVPGDGTSRADLLGRAAAVEARSDHPVAAAIVDAAAESESAFGPESAVEGFETHPGRGVSGAVDDGSRVTVGGASLFEGDDVDISSDLRERYEAAEADGHLAAYVGWAGAVRGVLVAGDDPRPGWRAAVRALGEDRRVVVLTGDDGPSADRLRDADGVDEVYAGLPPEAKTETVRRLRESGTVAMVGDGSNDAPALAAADLGIAVASGTELAADAADAVLVGRDLGAVDRAIDTLAATRRRVRENLVWAFLYNAIAVPAAVLGVVTPLLAAVAMAASSLLVVGNSARSLGPAPPTDEAVADEQFDDSEESTQPASAAGVGHHDHDDRSATVADGGPDRSPDRSRGGEHA